In Zymoseptoria tritici IPO323 chromosome 7, whole genome shotgun sequence, a single genomic region encodes these proteins:
- a CDS encoding proteasome core particle subunit beta 3 — protein sequence MSSPFAINGGACVAMVGKDCVAIACDLRLGLQALTVSNNFPKIFSYGSSVYLGLTGLATDVSSVSELFRYKVNMYRLREERDISPKTFSNLVSSSLYERRFGPWFVSPVVAGIDGTSGKPFICGFDSIGCIDFAKDFIVSGTASDQLFGTCEGLWEPDLGPEDLFETISQALLNAVDRDALSGWGAHVYIIEKDKVTKRLLKGRQD from the exons ATGTCTTCGCCCTTCGCCATCA ACGGCGGCGCCTGCGTGGCCATGGTTGGCAAGGACTGCGTGGCCATTGCCTGCGATCTCCGCCTCGGTCTCCAAGCGCTCACAGTCTCCAACAACTTCCCCAAGATCTTCTCCTACGGCAGCAGCGTCTATCTTGGCCTCACGGGTCTCGCAACCGATGTCAGCAGCGTATCCGAGCTCTTCCGCTACAAAGTCAACATGTACCGCCTACGCGAGGAGCGCGACATCAGCCCCAAGACATTCTCGAACCTGGTCAGCAGCAGTCTGTATGAGCGGCGGTTTGGACCGTGGTTCGTGAGCCCAGTGGTGGCGGGGATCGATGGGACATCAGGGAAGCCATTCATTTGCGG GTTCGACAGCATTGGGTGCATCGACTTCGCCAAGGACTTCATCGTCTCCGGTACAGCTTCAGACCAGCTCTTCGGTACCTGCGAAGGCCTCTGGGAGCCTGACCTCGGCCCGGAAGACCTCTTCGAAACCATCTCACAGGCACTGCTCAACGCAGTCGACCGCGACGCACTTTCCGGCTGGGGTGCACATGTGTACATCATCGAGAAGGACAAGGTCACCAAGCGGTTACTCAAGGGCCGACAAGATTAG
- a CDS encoding eukaryotic translation initiation factor 2 subunit gamma, with protein sequence MATNGDYPSDDETPPHSPNLQAQQPDDEVEERQKGPAAAPRSALKKTNAAAAAAAARPTLPEQPEPSTLDVTTLSPLSPEIIARQATINIGTIGHVAHGKSTVVKAISGVQTVRFKNELERNITIKLGYANAKIYKCDSEECPRPTCYRSYKSEKEVDPPCERAGCEGTYRLLRHVSFVDCPGHDILMSTMLSGAAVMDAALLLIAGNESCPQPQTSEHLAAIEIMKLQHIIILQNKVDLMREEAAAQHYESIKKFIRGTVADDSPIIPISAQLKFNIDAINEMLVTKIPVPIRNFQDDPHLIVIRSFDVNKPGSEIDELQGGVAGGSILTGILKLGDEIEIRPGIVSKDEQGKIQCKPIYSRVISLFAENNSLKFAVPGGLIGVGTRIDPTLCRADRLVGFVLGLKGKLPKIYTELEVNYFLLRRLLGVKTADGKQAKVAKLTKNEVLMVNIGSTATGAKVLAVKADVAKLQLTSPACTANGEKVALSRRIEKHWRLIGWATILQGETLDPQSS encoded by the exons ATGGCCACGAACGGCGACTACCCGTCCGACGACGAGACGCCGCCGCATTCGCCAAACCTCCAGGCGCAACAACCAGAcgacgaggtggaggagaggcaAAAGGGCCCAGCAGCGGCACCTCGATCAGCGCTGAAGAAGACCAACGCCGCCGCagctgcagcagcagcacgtCCTACCCTCCCAGAACAGCCGGAACCTTCGACATTAGATGTGACCACCTTGTCTCCCCTCTCGCCCGAAATCATCGCCCGACAAGCGACCATCAACATTGGTACCATCGGTCACGTAGCTCACGGCAAGAGTACCGTTGTCAAAGCTATTTCAGGTGTGCAGACTGTGCGCTTCAAGAACGAGTTGGAACGGAACATTACCATCAAGCTCGGATATGCCAATGCAAAAATCTACAAGTGTGACAGTGAGGAGTGCCCACGCCCGACATGCTATCGGAGTTACAAGagcgagaaggaggtggaTCCGCCATGTGAGCGTGCAGGCTGTGAGGGCACATACCGACTTCTTCGTCACGTTTC CTTCGTCGATTGCCCCGGTCACGACATTCTCATGAGCACTATGCTTTCAGGAGCTGCGGTCATGGACGCGGCCCTTCTCCTAATAGCAGGAAACGAATCTTGCCCGCAACCGCAGACATCCGAGCATCTGGCTGCTATTGAAATCATGAAGCTCCAGCACATCATCATTCTCCAGAACAAGGTCGATCTCATGCGCGAAGAGGCCGCCGCACAGCACTACGAGTCGATCAAGAAATTCATCCGCGGAACAGTTGCCGACGACTCGCCCATCATTCCAATCTCCGCCCAGCTCAAGTTCAACATTGACGCCATTAACGAGATGCTCGTCACCAAGATCCCAGTACCCATTCGCAACTTCCAAGACGACCCTCACCTCATTGTCATCCGATCCTTTGATGTCAACAAGCCCGGTTCAGAGATTGATGAGCTTCAAGGAGGTGTGGCGGGTGGCTCCATCCTCACTGGTATCCTGAAACTTGGCGACGAAATTGAAATCCGACCCGGTATCGTGTCAAAAGACGAGCAGGGTAAGATCCAGTGCAAGCCCATCTACTCCCGCGTCATTTCCCTCTTCGCCGAGAACAACAGCCTCAAGTTCGCCGTTCCCGGTGGTCTCATCGGTGTGGGGACTCGCATCGATCCTACCCTCTGCCGTGCCGATCGTCTGGTCGGTTTCGTGCTCGGCTTGAAGGGCAAGCTTCCCAAGATCTACACGGAATTGGAGGTCAACTACTTCCTCCTGCGAAGACTGTTGGGCGTGAAGACTGCAGACGGAAAGCAAGCAAAGGTCGCGAAGCTCACGAAGAACGAAGTGTTGATGGTCAACATTGGATCGACCGCTACCGGAGCCAAGGTGTTGGCGGTGAAGGCTGATGTGGCCAAGCTTCAGCTTACCAGCCCCGCCTGCACGGCGAATGGAGAGAAGGTCGCTCTGAGCCGCAGAATCGAGAAGCACTGGAGATTGATTGGATGGGCGACGATCTTGCAGGGAGAGACGCTCGACCCACAGTCGAGCTAG
- a CDS encoding phosphomannomutase, translating to MAAAGSVVPALADRPIKNTIVLFDVDGTLTPARLSVSPEMLQLLSALRHKVAIGFVGGSDLAKQQEQLGTASIPVTTLFDFCFSENGLTAFRMGQPLASTSFIKWIGEDNYKKLVRFILHYIADLDIPIKRGTFIEFRNGMINVSPIGRNASTAERHAYQEYDLKHNIRKDFVAAIRKEFPDMGLTYSIGGEISFDVFPQGWDKTYCLQHLDNEKNVPGGIEYKTIHFFGDKTAVGGNDYEIYTSERTIGHSVTKPEDTMAELRQMFDL from the exons atggcagcagcaggaaGCGTTGTGCCAGCTCTGGCCGACAGGCCAATCAAGAACACAatcgtcctcttcgatgTGGACGGCACGCTCACCCCAGCGCGACTG AGTGTCTCGCCGGAAATGCTCCaactcctctccgccctccgtCACAAAGTCGCCATTGGTTTCGTCGGCGGCTCCGATCTCGCGAAACAGCAAGAGCAGCTCGGAACGGCTTCCATCCCAGTCACCACACTTTtcgacttctgcttctccgAGAACGGGCTGACGGCGTTTCGCATGGGTCAGCCATTGGCGAGCACGAGCTTCATCAAGTGGATTGGAGAGGACAACTACAAGAAGCTGGTACGCTTCATTCTGCACTACATTGCGGATTTGGACATCCCCATCAAGCGTGGAACGTTCATTGAGTTCCGGAATGGAATGATCAATGTCTCGCCCATTGGTCGTAATGCTAGCACGGCGGAGCGTCATGCTTATCAGGAGTACGATCTAAAGCACAACATTCGCAAGGACTTCGTCGCGGCGATCAGGAAGGAGTTCCCAGACATGGGATTGAC CTACTCCATCGGCGGCGAGATTTCCTTCGATGTTTTCCCTCAAGGCTGGGATAAGACTTACTGCCTCCAGCACCTCGACAACGAGAAGAACGTGCCCGGAGGCATCGAGTACAAGACCATTCACTTCTTCGGCGACAAGACAGCGGTTGGTGGCAACGACTACGAGATTTACACGAGCGAGCGTACGATCGGGCACAGCGTAACAAAACCAGAGGACACGATGGCCGAGCTCAGGCAGATGTTTGACTTGTAG
- a CDS encoding proteasome core particle subunit beta 4 — protein sequence EVLLGITGKDFTIIAASKAAMRGATILKASDDKTRTLNTHTLMAFSGEAGDTVQFAEYVQANVQLYSMRNSNHLTPYETASFIRSELAKSLRSRNPYNVNLLLGGYDTIADKPQLFWIDYLASCAPLPYAAHGYAQYYCLSTLDKHHHPDITFEQGMKILRMCTDELKRRMPVDFKGVLVKVITKDGVREEPYPDNFNVITP from the exons GAGGTATTACTGGGAATCACTGGCAAGGACTtcaccatcatcgccgcaTCGAAAGCGGCGATGCGAGGCGCAACCATTCTCAAGGCCAGCGATGACAAGACGCGCACGCTCAACACGCATACATTGATGGCATTCAGCGGAGAAGCTGGCGATACCG TCCAATTCGCCGAGTACGTTCAAGCAAACGTGCAACTCTACAGCATGCGCAACTCCAACCATCTCACTCCCTACGAGACCGCCTCCTTCATCCGCTCCGAGCTCGCAAAGTCACTCCGATCCCGCAACCCATACAAcgtcaacctcctcctcggcggaTACGACACGATCGCCGACAAGCCTCAGCTCTTCTGGATCGATTACCTCGCGTCATGTGCGCCGCTCCCATATGCCGCGCACGGCTACGCACAATACTACTGCCTCTCAACACTCGACAAGCATCACCACCCCGATATCACATTTGAGCAGGGCATGAAGATCCTCCGAATGTGCACGGACGAGCTCAAGAGACGTATGCCGGTGGACTTCAAAGGTGTATTGGTCAAGGTCATCACAAAGGACGGTGTGAGGGAGGAGCCATATCCAGACAACTTCAATGTCATCACGCCGTAG